In Gracilinanus agilis isolate LMUSP501 unplaced genomic scaffold, AgileGrace unplaced_scaffold29306, whole genome shotgun sequence, the sequence TTGTAACAGTTCAGATGGCTCCCCCATCTTCTTTTATCTTATAGGTATCCCCTCCCTCCCAAAGTCCCTTTTCCTCCCTGTCTTCTTCATCTTCCTTATCCTGTATCTCCTTGTCATCATTGGCAACTTCCTGATCTTGGTGGCTGTGGTGGTTGACTCCAACCTTCACAAGCCCATGTACTTCTTCCTGTCCAATCTCTCAGCCCTGGATATCCTCTTCACCACAACCATAATtcccagaatgctctccctctttttGCTAGGGGATCGCATCCTCTCCTTCCCAGCTTGCTTCCTGCAAATGTACTTCTTCCATAGCTTCTCTTGCTCTGAGGCCTTTATACTGGTGGTCATGGCCTATGACCGCTATGAAGCTATCTGTCACCCATTGCACTATACAGTCCGCATGACCCCACAGGTCAATGCCAAGCTGGCAGCAAGTGCCTGGTTGGCTGCCCTCCTACTGCCCATTCCGGCTGTGGTCCAGTCATCCCAGATGGCTTTTGGTACTCTGGTCCAGGTCTTGCACTGTTTCTGTGACCATCTGGCTGTGGTTCAGGCCTCTTGCTCAGACCCCAACTTCCAGacatttctgggtttctgctgtGCCATGACTGTCTCCTTCATGCCTTTGGTACTGGTGGTCCTATCCTATGCTCaaattattatctccatcatGAAGATCAGCTCAAAGGAGGGTCGGGCG encodes:
- the LOC123254683 gene encoding olfactory receptor 2AT4-like — its product is MDIKACNSSDGSPIFFYLIGIPSLPKSLFLPVFFIFLILYLLVIIGNFLILVAVVVDSNLHKPMYFFLSNLSALDILFTTTIIPRMLSLFLLGDRILSFPACFLQMYFFHSFSCSEAFILVVMAYDRYEAICHPLHYTVRMTPQVNAKLAASAWLAALLLPIPAVVQSSQMAFGTLVQVLHCFCDHLAVVQASCSDPNFQTFLGFCCAMTVSFMPLVLVVLSYAQIIISIMKISSKEGRAKTFSTCTSHLLVVGTYYTSIAVSYVAYRADLPEDFHIMGNVVSAILTPVVNPLIYTLRNKDVKAAITKFMIPWKRRG